In the genome of Pseudoalteromonas rubra, one region contains:
- a CDS encoding sensor histidine kinase, which yields MLINFSPNSALGQLLLLRSIAIVLQLVLVLISLWFLDKNLPEQPIFTVIALESVFQLASVYAYRKVSDVSPGAMVMQLVADILFLTVLLSFLGGASNAFVSLLLLPCIIAAVTVPPKFVVFISGAALAAYGYLYTVVPMHHHGMHMGQHLLGMLVNFVFMVIVIVTIVTFLASRIQQRELALAKSREKQLQQEQVLALGSAAAQVTHQLATPIAHLSLLYEELSEDFPQHPAVQEMQAPLAQCKTQLDGFRAQTELLKPHAQVNSQAFTTLWQQLHELLTLQFPEQVITCQLPPQSFSVSGDPMLIPALFNLFVNAAKANEKCSALSLEVSVSLSEQASAGSDRTWSLSIRDHGPGIAMDKLALIGKSVVDSSFGLGMALLLSHATIERLEGTLHLSNHQTQGAVSVVTLPVV from the coding sequence ATGTTAATTAATTTCTCTCCTAACTCGGCGCTTGGCCAGTTATTATTGCTGCGCTCCATCGCCATTGTATTGCAGTTGGTTCTGGTGCTCATTTCGCTGTGGTTTTTAGATAAAAATTTACCCGAACAGCCTATTTTTACAGTCATAGCGCTGGAATCTGTGTTTCAATTGGCGAGTGTTTATGCCTATCGTAAAGTGAGTGATGTTTCACCCGGCGCTATGGTGATGCAGCTGGTGGCTGATATTTTATTTTTAACCGTTCTTCTATCCTTTCTGGGTGGGGCGAGCAACGCGTTTGTCTCTTTGCTGTTGTTACCTTGCATCATTGCCGCGGTTACGGTGCCACCTAAGTTTGTAGTATTTATCTCCGGTGCAGCCTTAGCCGCATATGGGTACTTGTATACGGTGGTCCCAATGCATCACCATGGTATGCATATGGGCCAGCACTTGCTTGGCATGCTGGTGAATTTTGTGTTTATGGTCATTGTGATTGTGACGATCGTGACCTTTCTGGCCAGCCGTATCCAGCAGCGAGAACTGGCGTTGGCGAAAAGCAGAGAAAAGCAACTGCAACAGGAGCAGGTGCTCGCATTAGGCAGTGCTGCTGCTCAGGTAACCCATCAACTGGCCACACCCATCGCGCATTTGAGTTTGTTGTATGAAGAGTTAAGTGAGGATTTTCCGCAGCACCCGGCCGTGCAGGAGATGCAGGCTCCTCTGGCCCAGTGTAAGACACAGTTAGATGGTTTCAGGGCCCAAACCGAGCTACTTAAGCCGCATGCCCAGGTTAACAGCCAGGCATTCACAACGCTCTGGCAGCAGCTTCATGAACTGCTGACGTTGCAGTTTCCTGAGCAGGTCATTACCTGTCAGTTACCCCCTCAGTCATTTTCAGTCAGTGGTGATCCTATGCTGATCCCGGCGTTGTTTAACCTGTTTGTGAACGCGGCGAAGGCCAATGAGAAGTGTTCTGCGCTCAGCCTGGAAGTCAGTGTAAGCTTGTCAGAGCAGGCCTCAGCTGGCAGTGACCGCACATGGTCCTTGTCGATCCGAGATCACGGTCCCGGTATTGCAATGGACAAACTGGCTTTGATAGGTAAGTCAGTGGTGGACAGTTCATTTGGTTTGGGCATGGCGCTGCTGCTTTCTCATGCTACAATCGAGCGACTTGAGGGGACCTTACACCTGTCTAACCATCAGACTCAGGGTGCCGTATCTGTGGTGACTTTACCTGTAGTATAA
- a CDS encoding M28 family metallopeptidase — MTAQRPIRVLSLLMAANVILFSNGAALAGVPAELEKTWITIDTMAGQHYQLQNLLTGKHVSAQVSTIPGVSIAQLDEIEHGELSHFMHENYHRCGGFVAHASKADAEAYLSQLSMAHTSQPLQTYTIDNPAMVNAMIGEVSTTSLDSTVAELTSFHNRYYTQQSGVDAAQWIKQNWQSITQSRSDISVDFYNHSWSQSSVVVTINGAENASEIVVIGGHLDSINQSSPAAGRAPGADDNASGIAVLTEALKALVAANYKPQRTIQIMGFAAEEVGLRGSKAIAQDYKSQGKNVVGMVQFDMTGNNGSTQDITMITDYTNSGQNQFLSQLLDAYLPNLSYGYDQCGYGCSDHASWYQQEFAASMPFESRMSEINRKIHTSNDTSFDATHASKFAKLAVAYLAEMGKNAGSTPPPDPGKLQNGVPKTGISGIAKSQHDFSLAVPAGSSNLTFKTSGGTGDADLYVKYGSKPTLQSYDCKSTTSSSNETCTISNVSEGTYYVMVEAWNEIQNVSLVGEYQQGGTTPEPINRTESNLSVSQGGWVNFSQSLGNGYQSLTVTLSGGVGDGDLYVKYGSEVGDNSYDCRPYKSGNAETCTFNAPGAGNWFIGVKGYQSASGMTLSISAQ; from the coding sequence ATGACAGCTCAACGACCCATTCGTGTGCTGAGTTTATTAATGGCCGCGAACGTTATACTTTTTTCCAATGGTGCTGCGCTTGCTGGTGTACCAGCGGAGCTCGAAAAAACCTGGATCACGATTGATACCATGGCGGGGCAGCATTATCAGTTACAAAATCTGCTGACAGGTAAACATGTTAGCGCGCAGGTGAGCACGATCCCTGGTGTCAGCATAGCCCAGCTCGATGAAATCGAGCATGGTGAACTCAGTCACTTTATGCATGAAAACTACCACCGCTGCGGTGGGTTTGTTGCTCATGCATCGAAAGCTGACGCTGAAGCGTATCTGTCGCAACTGAGTATGGCACATACCAGCCAACCATTGCAGACGTACACCATAGATAACCCAGCTATGGTTAACGCGATGATAGGAGAGGTGAGTACGACGAGCCTGGATAGCACAGTGGCGGAACTGACTTCGTTCCATAACCGTTATTACACACAGCAAAGTGGGGTAGATGCGGCTCAGTGGATTAAGCAAAACTGGCAATCAATCACACAGTCTCGTAGTGACATCAGCGTTGACTTTTATAACCATAGCTGGTCTCAATCTTCGGTTGTTGTGACGATCAACGGAGCTGAAAATGCCAGTGAAATCGTCGTCATTGGTGGGCATCTTGACTCTATCAATCAATCTAGCCCTGCTGCTGGCAGAGCTCCGGGGGCAGATGATAACGCATCTGGCATTGCCGTGTTAACTGAAGCGCTCAAAGCCCTGGTTGCGGCGAATTATAAACCTCAACGGACAATTCAGATCATGGGCTTCGCGGCTGAAGAAGTGGGCCTGAGAGGTTCTAAAGCCATTGCACAAGATTACAAGTCTCAGGGTAAAAATGTGGTCGGCATGGTGCAGTTTGACATGACCGGAAATAATGGCAGCACGCAGGACATCACCATGATTACGGACTACACCAATAGTGGCCAGAATCAATTTTTGTCGCAGCTGCTTGATGCTTATTTACCCAACTTAAGTTATGGCTATGATCAGTGTGGTTATGGCTGTTCAGATCATGCTTCCTGGTATCAACAGGAGTTTGCAGCATCTATGCCCTTTGAATCGCGGATGTCTGAAATAAACAGAAAAATACACACTAGCAATGACACTTCGTTTGACGCTACGCATGCCAGTAAATTTGCCAAACTGGCGGTCGCTTATCTGGCTGAAATGGGTAAAAATGCCGGCTCTACTCCACCGCCTGACCCCGGTAAGTTACAAAATGGTGTGCCAAAAACGGGGATCAGCGGCATAGCTAAATCTCAGCATGATTTTTCTCTGGCTGTACCTGCTGGCAGCAGCAACCTGACTTTTAAAACCTCAGGTGGCACTGGAGATGCAGATCTGTATGTTAAGTACGGGTCTAAGCCAACACTGCAAAGCTATGATTGTAAAAGCACTACGTCGAGCAGCAATGAAACCTGCACCATAAGTAACGTTAGCGAAGGGACCTATTATGTCATGGTTGAGGCCTGGAATGAGATTCAGAATGTCTCTCTGGTGGGCGAGTATCAACAAGGTGGGACCACGCCGGAACCTATCAACCGTACCGAATCTAATCTATCAGTGTCGCAAGGCGGTTGGGTTAACTTTTCTCAATCTCTGGGCAATGGGTATCAGTCTTTGACTGTGACGTTGTCGGGTGGAGTGGGGGACGGTGACTTATATGTTAAATATGGCTCTGAAGTTGGGGACAATAGCTACGATTGTCGTCCTTACAAAAGCGGCAACGCAGAAACCTGCACTTTCAATGCTCCGGGCGCGGGTAACTGGTTTATTGGTGTAAAAGGCTACCAAAGTGCCAGTGGAATGACGTTGTCCATATCGGCACAGTAG
- a CDS encoding tetratricopeptide repeat protein, whose translation MWQKLTYALAFVGLLANTPAAQAGLEEGIAAANAGQFDVALKEFRYLADMGYAPGIYELAKMYDGGYGVPRNPRKAAELMQQAVKLGSADAMFSLAVMYEQGKGVKIDKQKAVDLFMAAARKNMPAAQFNLGVMHANGDGVTQDYNQAKFWYERAAANNYTLAMFNLALLYYQGLGGEKNVQRSYIWNTLAEYNGYRPASTSRRLDEKSMSRSQREDAQEIADTIYHKIQAGTYIAGSQITED comes from the coding sequence ATGTGGCAAAAACTAACTTACGCACTGGCCTTTGTCGGCCTGCTAGCCAATACACCCGCTGCACAAGCCGGGCTCGAAGAAGGTATTGCAGCAGCCAATGCCGGACAATTTGATGTTGCGCTCAAAGAATTCAGATATCTTGCGGATATGGGATATGCACCGGGTATCTACGAGCTAGCCAAAATGTATGACGGTGGATATGGTGTACCAAGAAACCCACGTAAAGCAGCAGAGCTTATGCAGCAAGCGGTTAAACTTGGCAGTGCCGACGCCATGTTTTCACTGGCCGTGATGTATGAGCAAGGTAAGGGCGTAAAAATCGACAAGCAAAAAGCAGTCGATCTGTTTATGGCCGCTGCCAGAAAAAACATGCCTGCCGCGCAGTTCAATCTGGGCGTAATGCACGCCAACGGAGATGGAGTAACACAGGATTACAATCAGGCGAAGTTCTGGTATGAACGTGCTGCTGCAAATAACTATACACTGGCCATGTTCAATCTTGCGCTTCTGTACTATCAAGGCCTCGGTGGAGAGAAGAACGTTCAGCGCTCCTATATTTGGAACACTCTGGCAGAATATAATGGCTACCGCCCTGCTTCAACCAGCCGCAGACTGGATGAAAAAAGCATGTCCCGCTCACAGCGAGAAGATGCGCAGGAGATAGCTGATACCATTTATCATAAAATACAGGCCGGAACTTATATCGCAGGGTCGCAAATTACAGAAGACTGA
- a CDS encoding DUF1761 domain-containing protein, which produces MTVFDVDVVAVVIAAISSFALGGIWYSPLLFHKPWLEEAGLTELDIQNADHKLVFSGAMFLSILAALLMAALLGKSPAILDGVLLGLAVGVCFVASTLGTSYLFEQRPLKLFLINAGYHTAQFCLIGFVLAILS; this is translated from the coding sequence GTGACTGTGTTTGATGTAGACGTGGTCGCCGTTGTGATTGCGGCGATCTCCTCCTTTGCCTTAGGGGGAATATGGTACTCACCGTTACTTTTTCATAAACCCTGGCTGGAAGAAGCGGGTCTTACGGAATTGGATATCCAAAATGCCGACCATAAATTGGTCTTTAGCGGCGCGATGTTCTTATCCATACTGGCGGCGCTGTTAATGGCTGCGCTATTGGGTAAAAGCCCCGCTATTTTGGACGGAGTGTTGCTGGGCTTAGCCGTTGGGGTGTGCTTTGTTGCCAGCACTCTGGGTACCAGCTACTTGTTTGAACAACGCCCTCTGAAGCTGTTTCTTATCAATGCAGGTTACCATACCGCTCAATTTTGCCTGATAGGGTTCGTGCTTGCCATACTGAGCTAG
- a CDS encoding CBU_0592 family membrane protein, whose translation MIDILFDIIGMTGTFLVVGAFFLLQLDKVSPDGIKYNMMNLSGAILLLISLCYNFNLASFVIELFWIVASLIGLYKYFKKRRLATA comes from the coding sequence ATGATAGACATATTGTTTGACATCATTGGTATGACGGGTACTTTCCTGGTGGTTGGTGCGTTCTTTTTACTCCAGTTGGACAAAGTAAGCCCCGACGGTATTAAGTACAATATGATGAACCTCAGTGGTGCCATTTTGCTGCTTATCAGTCTTTGCTATAACTTTAATCTGGCAAGTTTTGTCATCGAGTTATTCTGGATAGTGGCCTCTTTGATTGGACTGTACAAGTACTTTAAAAAACGCAGACTTGCGACAGCCTAA
- a CDS encoding M4 family metallopeptidase, whose protein sequence is MKLSKIALATAAGLVLVSGAANAAQKRFLNTHNTISAMLESAAPAVLSAQPEQLIGLDAGSTLVELKSYPHANGAVTTRYQQMYKGLPVIGDTVSLTYNNAGALKRAHGAAVYEIAADLNTVTPKLSMQAMQSQLEAQFSAQQNGEEIALAKHNESSRLGIWLDEQSQARLVYEVTYVTYGKSPSRPYKIIDANSGELLMEFDNIQHANATGPGGNQKTGRYQYGTDYGHLDVSQSGNTCTMNNANVKTINLNHGSSGSAAHSFTCPENTVKEINGAYSPLNDAHYFGNVVFNMYNDWLGTAPLTFQLKMRVHYGNNYENAFWDGSAMTFGDGQNRFYPLVSLDVSAHEVSHGFTEQNSGLVYRYKSGGLNEAFSDMAGEAAEFYMKGSNDWMVGEEIFKSTGALRYMDDPTKDGNSIGHQSDYTSSMDVHHSSGVFNKAFYTLANKTGWDTKKAFIVMAKANQLYWTASTDWDTAGNGVMDAACDLGYNHEDVKDALAVVGVTSQLSPGSSCGTTEPPQDELLTNGVARTGISGASKAQSFFRLEVPADATNLSFVTSGGTGDADLYVKFGSRPSLQTYDCNSTTSSSNETCNISNVQAGTYYVMVEAWNAISGVSLTGSYTSGGTGTPPIDRTESNVSVGSGQWQRFTQDLSAGYSNLTVTISGGTGDADLYVNYGSQSTTSTYQCRPYRNGNSETCTFTNPQAGTWHIDLRGYSAASGVTVNIQAN, encoded by the coding sequence GTGAAACTATCAAAAATAGCTTTGGCAACAGCCGCCGGCCTGGTGCTGGTGTCAGGCGCTGCAAATGCAGCTCAAAAGCGCTTCCTCAACACACATAATACTATTTCTGCGATGCTGGAGTCTGCGGCTCCGGCCGTTTTGTCGGCACAACCCGAGCAGCTGATCGGGCTTGATGCAGGCAGCACATTGGTTGAGCTGAAGTCATACCCTCATGCCAATGGTGCGGTTACGACACGCTATCAACAAATGTACAAAGGTTTGCCAGTCATCGGCGACACAGTCAGCCTGACTTATAACAATGCTGGTGCACTAAAGCGGGCTCATGGTGCCGCTGTCTATGAGATTGCGGCAGATCTGAATACTGTAACGCCGAAACTGTCTATGCAGGCTATGCAAAGCCAACTAGAGGCTCAGTTTTCTGCACAACAAAATGGCGAAGAAATCGCGCTTGCAAAGCATAACGAAAGCAGTCGACTAGGTATCTGGCTTGATGAGCAGTCTCAGGCCAGACTGGTTTACGAGGTGACGTATGTTACCTATGGTAAGTCGCCTTCACGCCCTTACAAAATTATTGATGCTAACAGCGGTGAATTGCTGATGGAGTTTGACAACATCCAGCATGCTAACGCAACAGGGCCGGGTGGCAACCAAAAAACAGGTCGTTACCAGTATGGCACTGACTACGGACATTTGGATGTGTCTCAGTCGGGCAACACCTGTACGATGAATAATGCAAACGTGAAAACCATTAACCTCAATCATGGCAGCAGTGGGTCTGCGGCGCACAGTTTTACCTGTCCGGAGAATACGGTTAAGGAAATTAACGGCGCCTATTCCCCGTTAAATGATGCACACTATTTTGGTAACGTCGTTTTCAATATGTACAACGACTGGTTAGGTACAGCGCCGTTAACTTTCCAGCTTAAGATGCGTGTTCATTATGGGAATAATTACGAAAACGCGTTTTGGGATGGCAGTGCGATGACATTTGGCGATGGCCAGAATCGTTTCTATCCTTTGGTTAGCCTGGATGTGTCAGCACACGAAGTCAGTCACGGTTTTACCGAGCAAAATTCCGGCCTGGTTTATCGTTATAAATCAGGTGGTCTGAATGAAGCTTTTTCTGACATGGCAGGTGAGGCCGCTGAGTTCTACATGAAAGGCAGCAATGACTGGATGGTCGGTGAAGAGATCTTTAAATCCACCGGTGCACTGCGCTATATGGATGACCCGACTAAAGATGGAAATTCTATTGGCCATCAGTCAGATTATACGTCCAGTATGGATGTGCACCACAGCTCTGGTGTGTTCAACAAAGCATTCTACACCCTGGCGAATAAAACAGGCTGGGATACTAAGAAAGCTTTCATCGTTATGGCAAAAGCAAACCAATTATACTGGACGGCCAGCACTGACTGGGATACGGCGGGTAACGGCGTTATGGATGCGGCTTGTGACCTGGGTTACAACCATGAAGATGTTAAAGATGCACTAGCAGTTGTGGGCGTCACTTCTCAGCTAAGCCCGGGTAGTTCATGTGGCACCACTGAACCACCACAGGATGAACTACTGACCAATGGTGTTGCCCGCACGGGGATCAGCGGTGCGTCAAAAGCACAGAGCTTCTTCCGCTTGGAAGTTCCGGCTGATGCGACGAACTTGTCGTTTGTGACTTCTGGCGGCACTGGTGACGCTGATCTTTATGTTAAGTTTGGCAGCCGTCCTTCTTTACAAACTTATGACTGCAATAGCACTACGTCTAGTAGCAACGAAACGTGTAACATCAGCAATGTGCAGGCTGGCACCTATTATGTGATGGTCGAGGCGTGGAATGCCATTTCTGGCGTGTCGCTGACTGGCTCGTATACCTCGGGTGGCACAGGGACGCCCCCAATTGACCGAACTGAGAGCAATGTCAGTGTGGGATCAGGTCAATGGCAACGCTTTACGCAAGACTTGAGTGCAGGTTATTCGAATCTGACTGTGACTATCTCTGGTGGCACAGGCGACGCCGACCTGTATGTCAACTATGGTAGCCAGTCAACCACATCCACTTATCAATGCCGCCCTTACCGCAACGGCAATAGTGAGACTTGTACCTTTACCAACCCTCAAGCGGGTACGTGGCACATCGACTTACGTGGCTACTCAGCTGCCAGTGGTGTCACTGTAAATATTCAGGCTAATTAA
- a CDS encoding TonB-dependent receptor plug domain-containing protein has product MIKSLLPVSLILLSLPLSARQEELFELSFEELMDVTVELASKTAETAQSVPSSVTSFSQQQITLLGIRNVYELMNFVPGFQSTRGDWVGSVPKEHARGVYLDNGNILVMLNGQRLNDSSFGKASVYAPFIPVDVVEKVEFIRGPGSALYGSNAFLGVMNIVTRQSARQIQLGAGLHHSRHASLNYSHGPDTERHFHANISAFATDGESYRAQQARDPQSSLFVEFGGKWGAFSGSLHLTRTTLDEFMNLSSYSEDNFHTSRNIGAKLNHQARLSDKLDSDLTLSFIRHDIDSAGLIATAEELGLQQDFFNGPKWRSEDLTLNWDLAYQHSSDLALNWGLEYSLEEQSRAGTYTSHFDPVSGQIILEDQYYLGGIKPLNEFAAFDSLKQDFDSYATYLQLKYVLNDQLTLFTGMRFDEFIDIDSKLSPRIATIYQFNPQHAFKLQYGESFRIPVSNELNSNDDITQGNAQLKSENIKTTELVWHMAYTRWQLDLVLFENQLDDFIILEPVDMAQSRFTFNNAYSTNMQGLEVSASFELSEASWFKLNYTQHFDDPFSASYKRFGSWQLHHKFGRWQVGLNGVWRSQVKVFPVFIPDDPDFQHYDEEAHWLIGGTVTWHLAANKQIRVKAQNLFDKQTSAFDPRVFDGRVPQAGQQLSLEYSYSF; this is encoded by the coding sequence ATGATAAAAAGTCTGCTACCTGTAAGTTTAATCTTGCTCAGTTTACCTTTAAGCGCCCGTCAGGAAGAGCTGTTCGAGCTGTCGTTTGAAGAGCTGATGGACGTCACGGTAGAGCTTGCGAGCAAAACTGCCGAAACAGCTCAGTCCGTCCCATCCAGCGTCACCTCTTTTTCTCAGCAACAAATCACTTTACTTGGCATTCGTAACGTCTATGAATTGATGAACTTTGTTCCCGGGTTTCAGTCAACTCGTGGAGACTGGGTGGGCAGCGTGCCTAAAGAGCATGCCAGAGGTGTCTATCTCGACAATGGTAATATTCTGGTGATGTTAAATGGCCAGCGGCTCAATGATTCATCGTTCGGTAAAGCGTCCGTTTATGCCCCTTTTATTCCTGTGGATGTGGTCGAAAAAGTCGAGTTTATTCGTGGTCCTGGTTCAGCCCTGTATGGCAGTAACGCGTTTTTGGGGGTAATGAATATCGTAACGCGTCAGTCTGCGCGTCAGATACAACTTGGTGCCGGTCTGCATCATAGCAGGCATGCTTCATTAAATTACAGCCATGGCCCTGATACCGAACGGCACTTTCATGCCAATATCAGTGCTTTTGCAACGGATGGAGAAAGCTATCGTGCCCAACAAGCCCGTGACCCGCAATCGAGTCTTTTTGTGGAGTTTGGTGGTAAATGGGGGGCGTTTAGCGGGTCTCTACACCTGACCAGAACGACGTTAGATGAGTTTATGAACTTGTCCAGCTACAGTGAGGACAATTTTCATACCAGTCGTAACATTGGGGCAAAGTTAAATCATCAGGCCAGATTATCAGACAAACTGGATAGCGACTTAACGTTGAGTTTTATCCGTCATGACATAGACAGTGCCGGATTGATAGCGACAGCCGAGGAGCTGGGTCTGCAACAGGACTTTTTTAATGGGCCAAAATGGCGCTCAGAAGATCTGACACTTAATTGGGACTTAGCTTATCAGCATAGCTCAGACCTGGCGCTGAACTGGGGGCTTGAGTATTCACTGGAGGAACAGTCCAGGGCAGGCACTTATACGTCGCATTTTGACCCTGTTAGCGGGCAAATAATTCTTGAAGATCAATACTATTTGGGTGGTATTAAGCCGCTTAATGAGTTTGCTGCGTTCGATAGTCTGAAGCAGGATTTTGATTCCTACGCCACTTATCTGCAGCTGAAATACGTGTTGAATGATCAATTGACCCTGTTTACGGGGATGCGTTTTGACGAATTTATCGACATAGACAGCAAATTGTCCCCGCGTATTGCAACCATTTATCAGTTCAACCCGCAACATGCATTTAAGCTTCAATACGGGGAGTCGTTTCGGATCCCGGTGAGTAATGAACTCAACTCCAATGACGATATCACCCAGGGTAATGCGCAGCTCAAATCAGAGAATATCAAAACAACGGAGCTCGTCTGGCATATGGCTTACACACGCTGGCAGCTAGACTTGGTGTTATTTGAAAACCAGCTGGATGATTTTATCATTCTGGAGCCGGTCGATATGGCACAAAGCCGTTTTACGTTTAATAATGCATACTCGACGAACATGCAGGGGCTTGAGGTCAGTGCATCATTTGAGCTAAGTGAAGCCAGCTGGTTCAAATTAAACTATACCCAGCATTTTGACGATCCGTTCAGTGCCAGCTACAAACGTTTTGGTTCGTGGCAACTGCACCATAAGTTTGGTCGTTGGCAGGTCGGCCTTAACGGGGTGTGGCGTTCTCAGGTCAAGGTCTTCCCTGTGTTCATACCGGATGATCCGGACTTCCAACATTATGATGAGGAAGCACACTGGCTAATTGGAGGCACAGTTACCTGGCACCTTGCTGCAAATAAGCAGATCAGGGTTAAGGCACAAAATTTGTTTGATAAGCAAACCAGTGCGTTTGACCCGAGAGTGTTCGACGGTCGTGTACCACAAGCTGGACAGCAACTATCACTGGAATATTCATACTCGTTTTAA
- a CDS encoding SLC13 family permease: MDNLKKSKLWTDRLCLLLGPAFMLLTCLTAAPEGMSVEAWRTAGLALWLGIWWVSEVVPIPATSLVPLLVVPLAGINDIKSASSLYAHPLIFLFLGGFLISIAMERWQLHKRIALHTMLRSGNNPKTQILAMMLVSGFLSMWINNTATTLMMLPIALSVIHVLKDNQSQDNNYGIALLLAIAYSASLGGVGTIIGTAPNALMVAYLWENYQIKIGFAQWMVMAVPFTFGMILLCWVWLTRFAFKVQKTNNDTDLTQIFTKQLGELGRMSLAEKNVLVVFVFAAVSWISRPYLASWTGLDITDTGIAMAAALLLFVLPAKGGSDTRLMDWQAAQQVPWGILLLFGGGLTLASQIKGSGLAEYIANMLAGASAIPLVLGVLAVAALITFLTELTSNTATAAGFLPLLGPVAEQIAGTPLIWVIPAAMAASCAFMMPVATPPNAIVFGSGEIKIRDMIKAGFVMNLFAIVVITTLTMLVGSRLFGY, translated from the coding sequence ATGGATAATTTGAAGAAGTCGAAACTCTGGACCGACAGGCTGTGTCTGCTGCTCGGTCCAGCATTTATGCTGCTAACGTGTTTGACAGCAGCCCCGGAAGGGATGAGTGTTGAAGCATGGCGTACTGCCGGGCTTGCGCTATGGCTCGGGATCTGGTGGGTCAGTGAGGTTGTGCCCATACCTGCAACTTCCCTGGTGCCTTTGCTTGTGGTGCCCCTGGCTGGGATAAACGATATTAAATCTGCTTCGAGTTTATATGCACATCCGCTGATCTTTTTGTTTCTGGGCGGTTTTTTGATTTCTATTGCTATGGAAAGGTGGCAACTACATAAACGTATTGCACTGCATACCATGTTGCGCAGCGGTAACAATCCAAAGACTCAAATCCTGGCAATGATGCTGGTCAGCGGGTTTTTATCTATGTGGATCAACAATACGGCGACCACATTAATGATGCTGCCAATTGCTTTGTCAGTGATCCATGTCCTCAAGGATAACCAATCTCAGGATAATAACTATGGTATTGCCCTGTTACTGGCGATTGCCTATAGCGCGAGCCTGGGCGGAGTAGGAACCATTATTGGCACTGCTCCCAATGCGTTAATGGTCGCGTATCTGTGGGAAAACTATCAGATCAAAATTGGTTTTGCGCAATGGATGGTGATGGCTGTCCCATTCACATTTGGTATGATTTTATTGTGTTGGGTGTGGTTGACGCGTTTTGCGTTTAAAGTGCAAAAAACCAATAATGACACCGATTTGACACAAATTTTTACTAAGCAATTGGGTGAATTGGGCCGCATGAGTCTGGCCGAAAAAAATGTGCTGGTTGTTTTTGTGTTTGCTGCAGTTAGCTGGATCAGCCGCCCATACCTGGCGAGCTGGACAGGTCTGGACATCACCGATACGGGAATTGCGATGGCGGCTGCACTGCTGTTGTTTGTACTGCCAGCAAAGGGTGGCAGTGACACCCGACTAATGGACTGGCAGGCCGCGCAGCAAGTGCCCTGGGGGATTTTGTTGCTGTTTGGTGGCGGTTTAACGTTGGCGTCCCAAATTAAAGGGTCAGGGCTGGCTGAGTATATTGCCAACATGCTGGCTGGCGCAAGTGCGATACCTTTGGTACTAGGAGTACTGGCGGTTGCTGCGCTCATAACCTTTTTAACGGAGCTGACCAGTAATACGGCAACGGCTGCGGGCTTTTTACCTTTGCTTGGCCCTGTTGCTGAGCAAATTGCCGGTACACCGCTCATTTGGGTGATACCTGCTGCTATGGCGGCAAGTTGCGCCTTTATGATGCCAGTGGCAACACCACCAAACGCCATTGTGTTTGGCTCCGGAGAGATAAAAATTCGCGATATGATCAAGGCGGGTTTTGTTATGAACCTGTTTGCCATAGTGGTGATTACAACTTTGACTATGCTGGTGGGAAGCCGGCTGTTCGGCTATTAG
- a CDS encoding response regulator transcription factor, which yields MKLLIIEDDVPFATTLSRRMTKLNFDCQCVHDELDIAAQCQTFLPQYVLLDMKLTASSGLQHIALIRGIVPDAKIVLLTGFASIATAVEAIKLGADEYLTKPADTQLIAKTLLGTQAVVSETADTTMSPERLEWEHIQQTLKSNDGNISETARQLNMHRRTLQRKLQKRPVLK from the coding sequence ATGAAGTTATTGATTATTGAGGATGATGTACCATTTGCCACAACGCTGTCGCGTAGAATGACAAAGCTGAATTTTGACTGTCAGTGTGTGCATGATGAACTGGATATAGCGGCGCAGTGTCAGACATTTTTGCCGCAATATGTGTTGTTGGATATGAAGTTAACAGCGAGCTCCGGCTTACAGCACATCGCTTTGATCCGGGGCATCGTCCCGGACGCAAAAATTGTACTTCTGACGGGGTTTGCCAGTATTGCGACGGCCGTTGAGGCAATTAAGCTGGGTGCCGATGAATACCTGACAAAGCCTGCGGACACTCAGTTGATAGCCAAAACGCTGTTAGGCACACAGGCTGTCGTGTCTGAAACTGCAGACACAACCATGTCACCTGAACGGCTTGAATGGGAACATATACAGCAAACCCTGAAATCTAATGATGGCAACATTTCTGAAACTGCCAGACAATTAAATATGCACCGGCGGACATTGCAAAGAAAACTTCAGAAACGCCCGGTACTTAAATAA